gcataactaagggatgatTCAAGCGAGTCTGAGCCagccctaactataagctttatcaaaaaggaaagttttaagcctgcTGTTAAAGATACcgagggtgtctgcctcccagagCCAGACTGGGAGAAGTCTGGGTCCGGGTGCATATAGAGgcacctatgggcaatttacCTAATCTGCATATCAGCAGGTCCAGAGGATTTCATGATACCATTTTTTCATGCATTTGCTTCTGTCTCTCTTGATGTGTACGTGTACCCATATGTGTGTGCTCCTCAGGCCTCCTGATCACATGCCACGTGGCTAAGATTCCTCTGGCCATGGCCTGGAAGAAGGAGATGGTGAGATACCTGCGCTCCGTTCAGCTGCCAGACGGAGGGCTGGGGTTTGTAAGTCAACCgcacacttttttttgtttttcgaCACTCATTTGAGTGACCGTCAAAAGTTGAAAAATGCCTAGACTTCTAACAGTTGTACAAGCGTAATTTTTGTCATCTTATCCAGAAATAGATAGTTAAAGGTCAGCattataatgaaatgaaaacttatGATACAAGCATCTACATGTGACTGGTACTGAACTGCACATGAAGATTGTATAGTAATTACCAGAAGTGTAACTCAAAGTGTATTCATCACCACTGCTACAAAAATGATTACAGGGGAAATGTCTTATATTATACAGTGACAGACTATGTTGAATATAGATTATGagagctttgtgtgtgtgtgtgtgtgtgtgtgtgtgtgtgtgtgtgtgtgtgtgttttgctttctgCAGACATATTGAAGACAAGTCTACCGTTTTTGGCACAGCGCTGAGTTACACCTCATTAAGGATCTTGGGATTAGAGCCGGATGATCCAGATATGGTTCGAGCCAGGAACAACCTGCACAGCAAAGGTGGGGATGAATAAGTTAAAATGATAcatcaaaagcagcacaaagCCCTGTTAAACACACATTCTATTATTAATAAAGCTATAATCAACCAAGTACAGTAATACTTATATTCAGTCCTGATCATCTTTCTCTACTGGTAACTCACATACTGCCATCCCAAATCCTCTAAATGtgaagaacagattttttttaacaggaaaaTTTGTTACTTCCTTGTGTTCAGTGATTTCCTGCAAATTCATGTAACAGCGTGAGGCCATGTTTATTGTAATAACCAAGTCAGGGTTCTGTGTTTCTTGCTGTATACCTaagctctctgtgtttttgttttttttattttgttcaggTGGTGCAGTAGGAATTCCCTCATGGGGTAAATTCTGGTTGGCCATTTTAAATGTCTACAGTTGGGAGGGAATGAACACACTCCTACCAGAGATGTGGTAAGCTGAATGTTCTAACACCCCCTTATACTGTCTCCTATGCATCAACTGTACTTTAAGTACAAAGAAGAGATAACATTATTATGTTGCACCAGGAGAGACAGCAGTGATCCACTGGTTCACTGCCTTGGCAAAGACCAGACATTAGGTCATCAggcagacatttttaaaagcttttcttagctgttaaatatttatggTAGTGAGAACATATTTCCTGAATGAATTCAGGCATGATGTCATGTTGTCTGTTCCAGGTTGTTCCCAGCTTGGATGCCTGCCCACCCCTCTACTTTGTGGTGTCATTGTCGCCAGGTCTACCTCCCCATGAGCTACTGCTATGCAGTCAGACTGGCAGCTGAGGAAGACGCCCTGGTCCTCAGCCTTAGACAGGTGCTGAAGCCAAACAGTCCCACAAGGGGGCACCATACTCTGTACATTACAGCCAGAGTCAATGATAAACTCAGAAATACAGGTGATGTGTTGTGCCATCATGATGACTCATAATGCAGCACTACTGAAATGAATTGCAGTCAGTATCAACAGTTGGGCTGAAAATTCttaatttaattattgatttatcttttttgtttgataaGTCAGTTTGCTGTTTAAgttacagacaggtgacaaattaaaggaaatacCTGGAAAAGTCATGGAGACAGGGATGACTATGTCCCCATCCATAGTAATTGGTATAGCCCTAGGaaaagtgtatttgtgtggtgTTGTTCCACCATAAGCCTCTTCAACATTTCCATGCTTCTTGTCATAGCTTCTCCAAGTCTCTGAATTGTACTAGAGTTATTCGCTAGAGTTCTGGTTGCTCTAATTGGTTTTCAGTCCAGCTTAGATCTGGTGCTTatgaaggccatagcatatgaCTCACatcaaatttttttttcctcactcatttattcagtttttcttttaatttatcTCCCATCTGTATATCAATGTGGGAATATCCAGGaatgtaactgtgtttttctgtgaaaagCCTTTAAAATATACACAAGAGCAGCCCAgtgcagttttttcttttattctgacagttgttttgtcttgttcctTATTCTGCAGGAACTTTATGTCCAAGACTATGCCACCATCAACTGGCCAGCTCAGAGGAACAATGTGGCAGCATGTGACATGTACACACCTCACAGCACACTACTCACCTTCGCCTACAGTAAGTATGCACCACGCACCACGATGCACCATGATGATAAACCAACGGCATACAGATGCactcaatgaaaaaaaacaacaaaaatattagGCGTATCCCTGGCTACAGGATATTTTTATGCAATTATAAAGAAGAAGTGTTTTCCATTGGAATTTTTCCTAAAAGCTGCCCTTTGAATCACTATTCCTAACCTTGTGACTCTGTTCCTGATTCCCTGCAGTGGTGTTAAATGTGTATGAAGCCCACCACAGCACCACACTGAGAGGAAGGGCTGTCAAAAGAGCTGTATGAGCACATCCAGGCTGACGACCGCTTCACTAAATGTATCAGCATTGGACCGGTAATAAATACACAGATAtccaaaacaaagaacacaatATCAAACATTAAAGTCAGTTACCAGTATTAATGGTGTGGCTGAATGGTGTATATATTTGGTGCTGTTAAAGACAGAGATTGTGTGTGAACGTGAAGTATTGGCCTTTCTCCTCAGATCTCCAAGACTATAAATATGCTGGTTCGCTGGTATGTAGATGGTCCTGCCTCTCCAGTTTTTCAGGAGCATGTGTCCAGGATCCCTGACTACCTCTGGTAGgtcaaacagtcaaaacaatCTTTGAAACTATGACTGCTCAATTAGGTGTTCAAGAAGGGCTCTTATGAAATATATGTGCTATATATGTCaatataaatgtataatgtGAAAAATTGTTAATTTAGTAGTTATAAGTCCTTAACCAATTGTGTTCATGAAAGTAAAATGTTGATTAACAGTAAGCTCTCTGTGTTCCAGGCTGGGACTAGATGGCATGAAAATGCAGGTGATGTTGAGTGGCAGTGTGTACATTTACATGTAGCAGTTTTGAAGCAGTGCTTTTCACTTCCCAGACTTTTAGTCTCCTTACtttgtactttttcttttttctttttttttgttctgcaCAGGGCACCAATGGATCTCAACTATGGGATACTTGTTTTGCTGTACAGGCTTTCCTTGAGGTAATGCAAACTTGGCCACTCACACCAGAAGTAATGTTGATACAAGCAAGCAAACAGGCATATATTATAAAGAACAGGTTTAATATGACTCGCAACAATTTGTATTAACCATCATTGACCCTCAGTTTTTTTGGTGTACCACTGAGGAGGGCATTGTAATAATCTCACTGACAGGAGGTACTGACTTTCAGTTTTGCCCTTGTTAAGCTGCTGGGACATCAAGTTGTTTTTGACTTTGATGCATGTTGCCAGTGATTTAACAGGCGACAGGAATAGGTATAACTGGGTGTCATGAGGTGTAAATATGATAACAGAAGTTATGTTTCCGATACCATGTGGCCTAGAGAAAATATGTACAAACTGAGCAGTAATTGATCCAGTATTAACCCCTGAGGGACTCCACATAGGATGTCAGCTTTTCTAGACCTAAAATTACCAGGAGAGACAGAACATTGTTGCCGCTTTACACTGGATGCAAACACAGCAAGTACTGAGCCACTTCTCGAGTCTTTCACTTTGGATGTTGTCATCAATTATGTCAGGCACTTCCCTCAAATCTAATAGTACTAAAAGAGAAATGTCAGTATTGTCACTAATAACTCATCACAGATCAGCTGTTTGAGCCCTGTGTACATGTATCATATAGCTGATTAtaatgagttgtgtgtgtgttgggttcTTTCAGGCAGGAGCCCAGGACAGCCCTAGGCTTGCTGAGTGCCTCCAACACGCCCATAACTTTCTCACCATCACACAGGTACTATCAACTATCAACTATCCTCCTTTATACTCGTGTTTGCAGATATTCATTCatgatgacagaaaaagatCTCAGCACACTTAGATCcgtgcagtgttttcacttctATTTGTCAGAGCATACACAACTTTGTTATGGTCATAAGATCTTGAGATCTGTGGTTTATGATGGCCTAGTGCCTGATATCTTTCCATAGCACTTTATTctattttgagatttttttttcttattttaaaaaaagtatgttttaaaaagagatttaaaagcTGTGAGAACTCAGGTATTTTCatcatgaagaagaaaaaaacatgttaatactTGGATACACTTGCAGGACATTCAGGTGGGCTAAAGGTTAAAACAATGTAATATGAGCATCCACTGTtgtcatttaaatgatttatgcATGACCAGTTTTTTCCACTCCTTCAGATACCTGAGAATCCTCCTGAATACCAGAAGTACTACAGACAGATGAACAAGGTAAAAGTGATGTTGCACGAGAGCCTCTTTTTTTCAACCATTACTCTCTAAAAGACTGAAATGCCTCTTGCAATTATATCCAGGGAGGAAAAATGCTCTGCATTGTATAAccctgtgtttttatatttaaggGAGGCTTCCCCTTCAGTACCCGTGACTGTGGTTGGATCGTGGCTGACTGCACAGCTGAGGGCctgaagtcagtgatgctgctgcaggAGTTCTGTCCTTCCATCAGCCAGCCTGTCACCTCTGAGCATCTATATGACGCTGTCAATGTGGTGGGACTacagacaaaaaatgaatgaaatgaaatgaataatttacCTTTTTTGAAGTTTCATTCACCAGTGTGCCCCAAGTCCGTTGGTGTTATAAGCTCAGAAATATATCACCATTGCCATCTATCCCTATTTCATCCTTTATGAGAAGCTCCTGATCCTGCAATTCAATTACTTCACtggtttaaaggaatagttcgccattttgggaaaatatgcTTATGTGCTTTCCCTCCCAAAAGTTTGGGTGAGAATATTGTAAGCCAGCTTAACATAGCCAAAAGACTGAAAAGGGGACACACAGCTAGAATGGTTTTGTGCAAAATTAACAAATTCCAACCACCAGCAACTGTATTTATTGTTATCATTTCATCCCATATGCAAGCCAAAACCAGGCCGTAGTCTAAACTGAAACCATGAGCCCCTCTTATCACTTGTGCTACTGAAAATTTGCTACTGTAGTCCTGCAGTATTACAGCTTTTTCACCACGTGTCTATTGTCTTTTTGTAGCTGCTGAGCATGAGAAACTCAGACGGTGGATTTGCCACATATGAAACTAAGAGAGGGGGTAGACTCCTGGAACTACTCAACCCTTCTGAGGTGTTTGGTGAGTATGTCGCCAGCATCTTACTCAGTAGCCAATTCATGCAGTTCTCTATCAATTTCAAAACATTCATTTCAATCTGTGTTGTTACACAAAGTGAGAGACGGAGAAAAAGGCATGGCACAGAAAGTTACTGCATTGATTTCTTGCTGTTAGAGACAAGATCtgatttcatatttaatgagaTCACCATGCATGCTGCAGCCTGGTTTCATGGTCCTACGCCAGGGAGCTCAATTCACTGTTCACTGAAAGGAATGCCACTGTGACTCAACCCAGCAGATATGAGAAAGGGAAACAAGGACCCAAATATAAACATGACATTTGAGTCTCATTTCAACATGTAACAACTGGAAAACGTTCTCCATTGCACTGTGGGTGTGTTGCAATATTATGGCCTTTTGAGTGTTAAAGGGCAAAGAGCCTAATAATGTCATGTTCTCTATTAAAGAGATGATGTAGTATGTGTTGTGAAATGTCATGAATGTAACactgtgtgctctctctctctctccctttctctctgtggctttcccacacacacacacacacacacaaacaggtgacaTCATGATAGATTATACCTATGTTGAATGTACCTCAGCTGTAATGCAGGCTCTGAGGCACTTCCAGAAGGCATACCCCGAACACCGTGCTGAAGAGATAAGGTATACTACACAACAAATGCACGTGTTGACATGCACTAGTTTCAGTTACTGAATGACACAGAAATACCTGATCTGATTGAACGAATGAAATGCGCACACCCCCTCTTTGTGCACACATTTCTGGCTATATGGAACATATTTATATTTGCAGTTAATGTGAAATGGTTTTAGCAAGACATGATGAGAggaatcaacagaaaaaaaacctaaatgatTTCTTACTTCTTGTTGAAATTTGAGATTAAAACCCTAGGGGAAAGAGATGAAGCCTGTAAAACAggttattttttcttcttcaggtcCACTCTGAGAGATGGACTGGAGTACTGCAGGAAGGTGCAGAGGCCTGATGGATCCTGGGAAGGGTAAGCCCACACTTGCGATTTTACCGTCTGATATCTTGCCTAATCAACCGGTCAAGCTCAGTCTTTTTCTGCTTGTGCACAGGTCCTGGGGAGTGTGCTTCACATATGGAATATGGTTTGGCCTTGAAGCCTTTGCTTGTATGGGTCACATCTACAAGGATAAGTAAGAGTTCCACAGACCACAGATCACTGAAACTTTTACTCATGATTGAACAAGCCACACAGGAACACCCATTAACTCCTAGCCTGCATTACTAAACTGCACCCCTGTGTCTTCAGGGATGTGTGTGTAGAAGGTGCAGAAAGCTTGTCAGTTCCTGTTGGACCGACAGATGTCGGACGGAGGCTGGGGGGAGGACTTTGAGTCGTGCGAGCAGCGGCGCTACATCCAGAGCAGCACTGCTCAGATCCACAACACTTGCTGGGCTTTGTTAGGCCTCATGGCTGTCAGGTAGAGTAACCCTTAACTCAGTGTGACTTGGTTGGATCACATCTGACCGGATGTGATTGATTCAAGACAAACTGACACTTGCCTGTTGATTTTAGCCACGTGTAGTCAagtattatttatttgctgtgCCTTTGATCATTATATGGTTTATTCACCTGACTATGAAAGGAATTTGCAGtttttgatttaataaaaaaagaaattaatcaaaacaaactgatcaaatccaagcaaaatcatttttttcaaattctaCTTCACTTGTTTGTGTAACCAGGCACCCTGACAGGCAGGCCATTGAGAGAGGAGTACAGCTGCTGATTGACAAGCAGCTGCCCAATGGAGACTGGCCACAGGTGAGTCTCTGCTTTGCATATGTTTTATTACTTTCATATTGTATACTCTTATTATACATAGCTTACTATTAATACCATATTAATGCTACCATTAATACGACGTATAACAAATGAATACTGAAAATAGGAAATATTATGTTATCTGAT
This genomic window from Lates calcarifer isolate ASB-BC8 linkage group LG1, TLL_Latcal_v3, whole genome shotgun sequence contains:
- the lss gene encoding LOW QUALITY PROTEIN: lanosterol synthase (The sequence of the model RefSeq protein was modified relative to this genomic sequence to represent the inferred CDS: deleted 2 bases in 2 codons), which produces MTEGTHLRRRGGPYRTEPSTDLSRWRLTNVEGRQTWHYVEDQETPDREQTMLEAHSLGMDTNKFVSDSPAARTAVDAALKGMHFYSHLQAEDGHWAGDYGGPLFLLPGLLITCHVAKIPLAMAWKKEMVRYLRSVQLPDGGLGLHIEDKSTVFGTALSYTSLRILGLEPDDPDMVRARNNLHSKGGAVGIPSWGKFWLAILNVYSWEGMNTLLPEMWLFPAWMPAHPSTLWCHCRQVYLPMSYCYAVRLAAEEDALVLSLRQELYVQDYATINWPAQRNNVAACDMYTPHSTLLTFAYMVLNVYEAHHSTTLRGRAVKELYEHIQADDRFTKCISIGPISKTINMLVRWYVDGPASPVFQEHVSRIPDYLWLGLDGMKMQGTNGSQLWDTCFAVQAFLEAGAQDSPRLAECLQHAHNFLTITQIPENPPEYQKYYRQMNKGGFPFSTRDCGWIVADCTAEGLKSVMLLQEFCPSISQPVTSEHLYDAVNVLLSMRNSDGGFATYETKRGGRLLELLNPSEVFGDIMIDYTYVECTSAVMQALRHFQKAYPEHRAEEIRSTLRDGLEYCRKVQRPDGSWEGSWGVCFTYGIWFGLEAFACMGHIYKDKDVCVEVQKACQFLLDRQMSDGGWGEDFESCEQRRYIQSSTAQIHNTCWALLGLMAVRHPDRQAIERGVQLLIDKQLPNGDWPQENIAGVFNKSCAISYTSYRNVFPVWTLGRFSTLYPSSALAGKVKL